In the Bacteroidota bacterium genome, TAGTTCATTTACAACAGGCATTGCCTTGAATGTAGACGGTGGTTATTTAGCGCAATAAAAATTAAATTAAAATATAATGAAACCGGTAATTGGAATTACAGTAAAACATCTCAATAAAAGCACCACACTTTTAACAAAACTGCTCGCAGATGAAATGATGTTGTATATTAAAACACGGAAATTTCACTGGAATGTTACCGGCGAAAGTTTTATGGAGTTACACAAATTGTATGAGCAACAATACAAACAATTGGAAAGCACTATTGATGAAATTGCAGAACGTATCGGGAAATTAGGTGAAAAAACAATTGGCACCATGAAAGAATTTGAAAAACTCAGTACCATAAAAGAATCACCCGGCGAATATCCTGAAACTAAAAAGGCAATTGCAGAATT is a window encoding:
- a CDS encoding DNA starvation/stationary phase protection protein codes for the protein MKPVIGITVKHLNKSTTLLTKLLADEMMLYIKTRKFHWNVTGESFMELHKLYEQQYKQLESTIDEIAERIGKLGEKTIGTMKEFEKLSTIKESPGEYPETKKAIAELLHDHETLIIQLRKDVEEIADNTKDAGTADFMTGIMEEHETTAWILRRYIS